The DNA window CGCGGCCGTCGGATGTGAGGTGGACTACCTCGGGCGCTCCGGCGTTCCGCGCCGGAAGGGCGGTGCACCGGGCGCGGAGCCCGCCCTTCCGGGGGCGCCGTGGCTCCGTGCCGTGTTTCGGTCACTGGACGCCGAGGGCGCGCACGACCGCGCTCGGCGGCAGGGACCCTCCCGCGACACCTCCGGGTGCGCTGTTTCCGCTGCGCAGGAACGGATTCCCGGGAACACCGCACAATTCGCCCCCGACGCGTTACCGGGGTACAGAAATCCCGTTCGTGAATATCCGGAACACGGTTTTCGCCATTACCGGGCGGGGGCGGGACGGGGGGGAAATTTCGCCTACCGCGAGCACTCATTCACGTACAGAGTGGTGTGGCATAGTGGCGTCAGCCACACATAACCACGAAAGGCCCCCACATGAACGAGAATCCCTCCTCAGCCAGCCAAAACGCGGGCCAGGACCAGTCGATCGACACGAGCGTCCCGCACTCGGCACGGATCTGGAACTACTGGCTCGGCGGAAAGGACAATTACCCGGTCGACCGGCAGGCCGGGGACTCCTACTACGAGACGTTCCCCGAGATCGTGGATTTCGCCCGGGCAGCGCGGGCGTTCCTGCAGCGCGCCGTCACCTACCTCACGCGCGAGGCCGGCATCCGGCAGTTCCTGGACGTCGGTACCGGGATGCCGACCCATCACAACACGCACGAGGTCGCGCAGTCGGTCGCTCCCGAGTGCCGGATCGTCTATGTCGACAACGACCCGCTGGTACTGGCCCACGCCCGGGCGCTGCTCATCGGGAGCGAGCAGGGCGCGACCGACTACCTGCACGCCGACCTGCGCGATCCCGACACCGTGTTGAAGAACGCGCGCCAGACGCTGGACCTCACCCAACCCGTCGGGTTGATGCTGATGGGCGTGCTCGGCCACATTCCCGACGACGAGGCCCCCGGTATCGTCGGGCGGCTGCTCGAGGGCCTGCCCTCCGGCAGCTACCTGGTGCACTACGACGCCACCAACACCGACGAGGACTTCGTCCAGGCCCAGGAACGTTACAACGAGGCCGCCACCCTGCCCTACAACCTCCGCAGCCCCGAACACCTGCGGACGTTCTTCGCCGGACTGGAGTTCGTGGAGCCGGGACACGTGCAGTGCTCCCAATGGCGGCCCGACCCCGTGGACGTCGGCACCGCCCGCGAGTCCAACAGTCGCGCCGGCGTCGCCCGCAAGCCCTGAGACCACGACAGACGTCCGGTCCGAACACGACCCCCGGACCGGACGTCCCGCCCCGAGCGTGCCGGCCCCCGGTTCCCGGCACGCTCCCGGCGGGAACAGCGTTCGCCTACCGGACCGCTCCGCTGCCGTGCGCCGGTTCGGCGGGCAACGTTCCCCACGATCCGGCACCGCATCTCCCCCGGTGGCCGGGAAAACACCGCGCGGCAGCCGCAGAGGAGAGGGCCTCTCCGGGAATTCCCGCCCCCGCGGTGGAAACCACGCATCCCATCCCGTTTCCACAGGTACGGGACATCATCCCTGCGCCCGCGCCACACGAGTGCCCCGAAAACTCCGAAAACCCTCCCGCAACAAAAGAAATAAGAAAAACATTCTGACACACGACACGAAACCAAAAGAAAAGTGTCAGACGTCTCCGCGGGGGTATACCGGATCGAGAGAATGGCATGCACCCGATCCCCACGCCCCCCGGATCACGGTCAGGAACCGCCATCGTGCCTATCGACGACCTCTCCCGCGTGATCGCGACCCTCGACAACCTCTCCTCCGAACCGGGCCCGCCGGTCCGCGTCGAGCTCCCCAACACCGTCGGCTGGCTGGTCCGCTCCCACGACGACGTGCGCACCGTCCTGTCGGACGACCGGTTCTCCGCCGACGACCAGAAACCCGGGTTCCCCTTCCTGTTCAATATCCCCAACCCTCCCGGGGGACTCTCGTTCCTGCGTATGGACCCGCCCCGGCACGACGTGCTGCGCCGTGTGCTCACCCCCTCCTTCACGGTCCGCCGCATCGAGGCGATGCGGCCCGCCATCACCCGGGCGTCCCAGGACCTCCTGGACCGCATGCGCAGCGACGGTCCCCCCACCGACCTCGTCGAGGCGTTCGCGCTGCCGCTGCCGTCGCAGGTGATCTGCATCCTTCTCGGCGTCCCCTACGACGACCGCGACACGTTCCAGCACCACACCCGCAACGTCGTCTCCCTGGAGAGCTACCCGGCGGACGCCGCCGACTCCTACCGCGAGATCGGCGAGTACCTGCACCGGCTCGCCACTGCCAAACGGGAACACCCCGGGGACGACATGCTCAGCCACATCGGGCGGCAACGCGACGCCGTGGGCATGGACGACGCCGACGTCGTCGCCATGGCGCGCCTGATGCTCACGGCGGGACACGAGACCACCGCGAACATGATCGGCATGATGATGCTGCTGCTGTTCAACGAGCCGCAGCGCATGCGTCAGCTGAGGGGCGACCCCTCGCTCGTCCGGCCCGCCGTGGAGGAGTCGCTCCGGCGCGCGTCCATCGTCCGCAGCGCGCTGACCCGGGTCGCCGTCGCCGATGCACAGGTCGGCGGGGTCACGATCCGAGCGGGTGAGGGAGTCGTGCTGGGTCTCAACGGGGCCAACCACGATCCGGCGTGGTACGACAGGCCCGAGGAGTTCGACTTCCAGCGCGACGCGCGCACGCACGTCGCGTTCGGGTTCGGGGTCCACCAGTGCCTGGGCCAGGCCCTGGCCCGGCTCGAACTGCAGATCGCGGTGACCGGGCTGCTGCACACCTTCGAGAACCTCGCGCCGGCGGTTCCGCTGGACGAGATCACGATGAAGAACTGGTCCCTGATCATGGGACCCCAGAGCCTGCCGGTGACGTGGTGACAGCGATGCGCGTCGTGGCCGACCGCGAGAGGTGTTGTTCGGCGGGCCGGTGCGTGGACACCGCCGCCGACCTGTTCGACCAGGAGGAGGAAGACGGGCGCGTGGTCGTGCTCGCCGACCGTGTTCCTGCGGGCCGCGAGGAGGACGCCCGCGAGGCGGTCGAGCTGTGTCCGAGCCGCGCGCTGCGTGTCGAGGACGACGCTGCGGATCCCGGAGAGGGGCGGTAGGGGCACTAGCCCCCTCCTGCCGCGCGTCTCCGGCGTGTGACTCCGGGGGGCCGGCCCGTGTCCCCGGCTGGCACCCCGGACCCCGCCGCGGCGTCCACGGGGTGTGGACCGGTCACGCGGCGGTGTCCAGCACGGCGGCGAACGGGTCGTCCTCGGGGATGAAGCGCGACATGTCGGCCCGCTCCTCCTCGGTGAGCAGACACCCGTCGAGAACCCGCAGCAGCCGGTCGGCGTCCAGGTCCAGTCCGGTGAACGACAAGCACTGGCACCGATCACCCGCGGCGGGGGTCCAGTCGAGCCCGGCACTCGCCTTCCGGTGCTCCCCCAGCAACTCCCACGCCGCGCCCGGCAGAGCGGCCGCCCAGGGACCGGCGGACTCCACCGCCAACGACGCCCCGGCCGCGTCCCACACGAGCAGGGTGTCCGGGCGGCTGGCCAACCAGAAGCGCCCCCGGCTGCGCAGGGTCGTGGCGACGAGCTCGTCGAGGGCGGCGTGCAGCCGCCCCGGGTGCAGGGGAAGGGCGCGGTGCCAGGTGACGGTGCGTACCCGCGCCCGTTCCAGGCCGGTGGGCGGCTGTGCCGTGACCGGGTCCACGCGCGCCCGCGCGGCCAGCGGGTCGAACGTGCCGTCGGCCAGTCCCGCCAGTTCGGCCCCGTCGGGTTCCACGACCAGGGCCGCGGGATTGAGCTGGGACAGCAGCGCCGCGCACTGCTCGTAGGGGGCGGTCCCGCTAGACGTTCCGTGCGGGGCGAGGACGGTGGGGTACTCCAGCTGGTGGGCGAGCGCCTCGGCGACCGTGCGCCGGTCCCCGGCGGTGCCCAGTCCGCGGTCGGCGAGGGTGTCGGTGGTGGCCAGGTCGGTGAGGAGGCTACCGGTGTGCACGGCACCCACCACCGCCGCCAGCCGCAGCCGCTCCGCGATCGGGCGGCCCTCGCTGCGGGCCAGGGTGAGGGCTTCGGCCACCGTCTGCGGTTCCACGGCACCGTGGGTCTCCACCACGCACAACCGGTCCTCGCCGCGTTCGGCGATGTCCAGGAGCAGCGGCACGAGGTCCCGGAGCAGCGCGCAGGAGAAGCAGGAGCCCGCCTCCCCGACAGGGGTGCGTTCGCGTTCTCCCCAGCGGTCGCGGAGCACACGGCGCACGTTCCGGCCGGTGCTGCCGCGGATGTCGTGGCGGACGGCCACCGACCCGGGCAGGGCCAGCAGCAGCTCGTCGACGACGTGCCTGCGGGAGCGGGCGTGCAGCCCGGTGACGAGCACCACGGGCAGCGGTCCTGTCTGACTCATGCGGGACAGCTCCATCATTCATATAAAAACGGTTTTCATTATCATAACGGATGCCTCCCCCGAGCGGAACCATCCCCAGCGACTCCCCGCCCCGAGAGCCGGGGCACGGGCGCGTGAGCCGGTGACCACCACCGCTCCACACCCGGGGACCCGCTACTGGTTGGGGAAAAGTGGCCGAATTCGGCCACTTTTCCCCAACCAGTAGCGAGGAAAAACTCGAGGAGGTAGATTGCGTTCCACCGGGCCGAGAAACATTCCCGGAACAGGCGACGTCATCCCACTCCCCACTTTCCGGTTCCGACGGCCGCGATCAGCGGAAAACAGGAAAGAGCTCCGGTGACAACTCCCCAACCCGACCCTCCGCCCGTTTTCCCGGACGTCGAGGCACTCCTCGTCGAATTCCTGTCCCAGCGCCCGGAACTCGAGGGGGTGGACGTCGGTGTGGAACCCGCCCAACCGTGGCCCCCGGACCGCCCCGTGCTGATCGTCACCCGCACCGGCGGTTCCTTCACGCACTACCAACGCCTGGACACCGCCCTCGTGCGCGTCGCCAGCCATGCCAACGGCCGTACGGAGGCGCACCGCAACGCCCGCGTCGTCCGCGCCCTCCTCGGAACCCTGGTCGGCTCCACCCGCCCGGGAGCACGGGTGCACGACGTGGCCGAGGAACAGGGGCCCGCCCTGGAACCCGACGAGGACCACCCTGGCACTCCCCGCTACACCCTCCGGCAGCGAATCACCGTCAGCCCAGGTCCGGACGCCGATCCGAAATCCCGGGAAAGCAGAAAAGCATTCCATTCACAGTGAAAACGGGAGCAACATATGACTCTCAATGCGAACGAGGTCCGCGTCGGTGGGACCGGGCGTGTTCTCGTGGCGGAACCCGGCACCGACATTCCCGGAGCCACTGACCCCCTTCCCGAGGGCACCTGGCAGGACCTCGGATTCACCAACGAGGAGGGGGTCACCTTCACGAAGTCCGACTCACTGGAACCCGTCGCCTCCTGGCAGCACACCGCCCCCGTCCGGCTCGCCTACAGCGAGCGGGAGTTCACCCTCACCTTCGCGCTGCTGCAGATCAACCAGCACACCCTCTCCTTCTTCTTCGGGGACCGGGAGGCCACCAAGGACGGCCCGGTGACACGCGCCGAACTGCGGGGAAACCCCCAGCCCGACGAGCGGGCGCTGCTCGTGGAGTTCACCGACGGCGACGTCACCTCCCGCTTCGTCGTCCCCCGCGGAATCGTCACCGAGAGCGAGGACGTCCAGATCACCCGTTCGGCCGCGGTACAGCTCGGGTTGACGTTCCAGGCCCTGGCCCCGCTGGGCGACCCCGACAGCCCCATGGCCGTGTGGCTCACCCACGACCCCAGCGACAGCGCCGAGACGGGCTGAGCCCCCAGCACCGGTAGCCCCCGCACGAAGACCTCATCCGGGAGTACAGCATGGCCAGGTTCAACGTGAACGCCGCCCGCGCCCAACGGCTGGAGGCGCTGGGCCACGCCTGGGAGTTCGAGCTGGACGGGGAGGTCTTCTCCCTGCCCTCCGAGCTCCCCCGCAGCGCCG is part of the Haloactinospora alba genome and encodes:
- a CDS encoding SAM-dependent methyltransferase, with protein sequence MNENPSSASQNAGQDQSIDTSVPHSARIWNYWLGGKDNYPVDRQAGDSYYETFPEIVDFARAARAFLQRAVTYLTREAGIRQFLDVGTGMPTHHNTHEVAQSVAPECRIVYVDNDPLVLAHARALLIGSEQGATDYLHADLRDPDTVLKNARQTLDLTQPVGLMLMGVLGHIPDDEAPGIVGRLLEGLPSGSYLVHYDATNTDEDFVQAQERYNEAATLPYNLRSPEHLRTFFAGLEFVEPGHVQCSQWRPDPVDVGTARESNSRAGVARKP
- a CDS encoding cytochrome P450 codes for the protein MPIDDLSRVIATLDNLSSEPGPPVRVELPNTVGWLVRSHDDVRTVLSDDRFSADDQKPGFPFLFNIPNPPGGLSFLRMDPPRHDVLRRVLTPSFTVRRIEAMRPAITRASQDLLDRMRSDGPPTDLVEAFALPLPSQVICILLGVPYDDRDTFQHHTRNVVSLESYPADAADSYREIGEYLHRLATAKREHPGDDMLSHIGRQRDAVGMDDADVVAMARLMLTAGHETTANMIGMMMLLLFNEPQRMRQLRGDPSLVRPAVEESLRRASIVRSALTRVAVADAQVGGVTIRAGEGVVLGLNGANHDPAWYDRPEEFDFQRDARTHVAFGFGVHQCLGQALARLELQIAVTGLLHTFENLAPAVPLDEITMKNWSLIMGPQSLPVTW
- a CDS encoding ferredoxin, with translation MRVVADRERCCSAGRCVDTAADLFDQEEEDGRVVVLADRVPAGREEDAREAVELCPSRALRVEDDAADPGEGR
- a CDS encoding GTP-binding protein: MSQTGPLPVVLVTGLHARSRRHVVDELLLALPGSVAVRHDIRGSTGRNVRRVLRDRWGERERTPVGEAGSCFSCALLRDLVPLLLDIAERGEDRLCVVETHGAVEPQTVAEALTLARSEGRPIAERLRLAAVVGAVHTGSLLTDLATTDTLADRGLGTAGDRRTVAEALAHQLEYPTVLAPHGTSSGTAPYEQCAALLSQLNPAALVVEPDGAELAGLADGTFDPLAARARVDPVTAQPPTGLERARVRTVTWHRALPLHPGRLHAALDELVATTLRSRGRFWLASRPDTLLVWDAAGASLAVESAGPWAAALPGAAWELLGEHRKASAGLDWTPAAGDRCQCLSFTGLDLDADRLLRVLDGCLLTEEERADMSRFIPEDDPFAAVLDTAA
- a CDS encoding phage tail tube protein — translated: MTLNANEVRVGGTGRVLVAEPGTDIPGATDPLPEGTWQDLGFTNEEGVTFTKSDSLEPVASWQHTAPVRLAYSEREFTLTFALLQINQHTLSFFFGDREATKDGPVTRAELRGNPQPDERALLVEFTDGDVTSRFVVPRGIVTESEDVQITRSAAVQLGLTFQALAPLGDPDSPMAVWLTHDPSDSAETG